A segment of the Sphingomonas cannabina genome:
ACGCTCTCCGTCCCATGGCCGCGCACCGAGCGCGGGCTGGTCGCGCAGCTCGCCGCGCAGACGCTGATCCTCTACGGCATCGTCCTGCTTGCGGTGCTGTGGATCGGGCACCGCATCGCCCGCCCGCTCCGCGCCCTTGCCGCCGCCGCGCATGATTTCCATCCCGGCGACAACGCGCCGCCGGTCGAGGAGCAGGGTCCGAGCGACGTCCGCGCCGTGATCGCGGCCTATAATGCGCTCAGCAAACGCGTGACGGCGATGCTCGACGAGAAGGACCGGATGCTCGGCGCGATCGGCCACGACCTGCGCACGCCGCTGGCAGCGCTGCGCGTCAGGATCGAATCGGTCGAGGACGACACCGATCGCGCGAAGATGGCCGACACGATCGACGAGATGAACCGCACGCTCGACGACATCCTCTCGCTCGCCCGGCTCGGCCGTCCGAGCGAGCCGCCGGTCGAGGTCGACCTTGCCGCGCTGGTCGACGCGGTGGTCGAGGATTTCCGCGACCTCGGTCATGACGTCACGGCAGAGGAATTCCCGCGCCTGCCGATGCGGCTCAGGCCCGCACTGATGCGGCGCGCGGTGCGCAACCTCATCGAAAATGCGGTCAAATATGCCGCCGACGTAGAGGTGACACTTAACCCGACGCCGAAGGGGGCACGAATCGAGGTGCTCGACCGCGGGCCCGGCGTTCCTCCGGACAAGCTCGCCGCGGTGTTCGCTCCCTTCACCCGGCTCGAAAGCTCGCGCAACCGGGAGACGGGCGGCATCGGCCTCGGCCTCGCGCTCGCGCGGGCGATCGTCGAGGAGGCCGGCGGCACGATCGCGCTCGCCAATCGCGACGGCGGCGGCCTCGTCGCCACGATCGAGCTTCGCCGCAAATGAATGCGGCGCGGACGCAACTCCGGCGCCGTT
Coding sequences within it:
- a CDS encoding sensor histidine kinase, translating into MVRFGPRSLPGQLALLVAIALFLAQAINFGLLLRERSKLRLAGTTGPTVTRLIDAFERLGSGRPLSDRPRGRVRLVPGNPIPRELPRVEDIESAIRSGLAEAGVSPGRIVTGVRPVSPNDPRIMRMRPDQARRFLHSGAELVVAVEAPKRGWLTLSVPWPRTERGLVAQLAAQTLILYGIVLLAVLWIGHRIARPLRALAAAAHDFHPGDNAPPVEEQGPSDVRAVIAAYNALSKRVTAMLDEKDRMLGAIGHDLRTPLAALRVRIESVEDDTDRAKMADTIDEMNRTLDDILSLARLGRPSEPPVEVDLAALVDAVVEDFRDLGHDVTAEEFPRLPMRLRPALMRRAVRNLIENAVKYAADVEVTLNPTPKGARIEVLDRGPGVPPDKLAAVFAPFTRLESSRNRETGGIGLGLALARAIVEEAGGTIALANRDGGGLVATIELRRK